From Nitrospirota bacterium, a single genomic window includes:
- a CDS encoding prepilin-type N-terminal cleavage/methylation domain-containing protein, translated as MEAGNKSGFTLIEILVALAIAAVVIGSAYTLLFTVKKGTAGVYEKMQEKEQAFNLLSMIRKEVESIYYARNTDYTGIKIEEKDFYGKPASRLTFTCFFRDGLKVISYEVVEDKEGRLNILKTVADVVKGGQPIKITVLKDVEGFSAQVLDEGYDKVYDSTKLKKVPKDVKLSLLLKGGKEGETYSQICSLMLNDAL; from the coding sequence ATGGAGGCTGGCAATAAAAGCGGCTTCACGCTGATCGAGATACTCGTGGCGCTTGCCATAGCCGCAGTGGTCATCGGGTCGGCCTACACGCTTCTGTTTACGGTAAAAAAAGGCACGGCAGGCGTATACGAAAAGATGCAGGAGAAGGAGCAGGCCTTTAACCTCTTAAGCATGATCAGGAAAGAGGTTGAGAGTATATACTATGCCAGAAATACGGATTATACGGGCATTAAGATCGAAGAGAAGGACTTCTACGGCAAGCCTGCTTCACGGCTCACCTTCACCTGCTTTTTCAGGGACGGGCTGAAGGTGATCAGTTATGAGGTGGTGGAAGACAAGGAGGGCAGGCTGAATATCCTAAAGACGGTTGCGGATGTAGTAAAGGGCGGACAACCGATAAAAATAACCGTTCTCAAAGATGTTGAGGGCTTCAGTGCACAGGTGCTGGATGAGGGATACGATAAAGTATATGATTCGACAAAGCTTAAGAAGGTCCCGAAAGACGTGAAGTTATCACTCCTGCTGAAAGGAGGCAAAGAGGGCGAGACATATTCCCAGATATGCTCTCTCATGCTGAACGATGCGCTCTAG
- the gspG gene encoding type II secretion system major pseudopilin GspG produces MQSLQNVSGFVGPQPPTTNHQRQKGFTLIEVLVVVFILGILAALVAPKMLGRTDDAKIAETKLQMKNLETALKLYKLDNGLYPTTDQGLDALITKPASEPIPKKYKDDGYLEKNKIPKDAWGNPYLYLSPGSHGDFDMISYGSDGKPGGDGKDADIKNWELE; encoded by the coding sequence ATGCAGAGTTTACAGAACGTTTCGGGTTTTGTCGGACCCCAACCACCAACCACCAACCACCAAAGACAGAAGGGCTTTACGCTTATCGAGGTGCTTGTTGTGGTATTCATCCTTGGTATTTTGGCCGCTCTTGTGGCGCCGAAGATGCTTGGTCGTACTGACGACGCCAAGATAGCAGAGACAAAGCTGCAGATGAAAAACCTTGAGACTGCCCTGAAGCTTTACAAACTTGACAACGGCCTGTATCCCACAACCGATCAGGGGCTCGATGCCCTCATCACAAAGCCGGCATCAGAACCCATACCGAAAAAATACAAGGATGACGGGTACCTGGAGAAGAATAAAATACCGAAGGATGCCTGGGGAAACCCTTATCTGTATCTGTCTCCGGGAAGCCATGGCGATTTTGATATGATCTCCTATGGCTCTGACGGAAAGCCGGGAGGAGACGGCAAGGACGCTGACATAAAAAACTGGGAGTTGGAGTGA
- a CDS encoding prepilin-type N-terminal cleavage/methylation domain-containing protein, translating into MRGFTLLELLVVLFIITTLAFISFPSVWGGLVKDDNAALASTLRKLRNEAVATKKEIFFTIDFKERQFRVRGARGEAKDKPRIIDMNEGEIWEVFIPSKGTVKEGQVIVTFSPSIQEELIAFYLTKNGRETSIILNNLSGEVEIEEGKRKFDE; encoded by the coding sequence ATGAGAGGGTTTACCCTGTTAGAACTGCTTGTTGTCCTGTTCATAATCACGACGCTTGCCTTTATATCATTCCCGAGCGTCTGGGGCGGACTGGTAAAGGACGATAACGCTGCGCTTGCCTCGACCCTCAGAAAGCTCAGGAATGAGGCTGTTGCTACAAAAAAAGAGATATTCTTTACGATCGACTTCAAAGAACGCCAGTTCAGGGTACGTGGTGCAAGGGGCGAGGCAAAAGATAAGCCCAGGATTATCGATATGAACGAGGGCGAGATATGGGAGGTTTTTATCCCCTCGAAAGGAACCGTAAAAGAAGGCCAGGTAATCGTCACCTTCAGCCCTTCGATACAGGAAGAACTCATTGCGTTTTATCTCACGAAAAATGGGAGAGAGACGTCTATCATACTGAATAACCTCTCTGGTGAAGTCGAGATTGAGGAAGGCAAAAGGAAGTTCGATGAGTAA
- a CDS encoding general secretion pathway protein GspK, which produces MRSRKGYVLVIVLLILAVTTAAVIHFAGTVYGYVNTANNFNESERMSLLVKSAYILTAEKAAELLSQTNFSDQRVISFEEKIEDTTVGLFLEDNNSKFNVNLLGSGNPVLSETSCNIFRRLLRELKISEEYADRLADFIDADNIPRVPGGEDRAKNQLLFSLSELSYIFPDDVLKAVEPYITVFGSERVMININTADLPLLKSLHPEMTDTLARRIIEVRESKPFIKTADLLNVPGMEKIGYHISDLITVKSTSYNVTVKAERNDLIETAEAGFDLGGGRAVLKYWREQ; this is translated from the coding sequence ATGCGCTCTAGAAAAGGCTATGTCCTTGTTATCGTACTGCTGATACTGGCAGTCACTACGGCTGCGGTAATTCATTTTGCCGGGACAGTGTATGGATATGTAAATACGGCCAATAATTTCAATGAGTCTGAAAGGATGTCACTGCTGGTTAAGTCAGCCTATATCCTTACGGCAGAAAAGGCTGCTGAACTGTTATCACAGACCAATTTCAGTGACCAGAGAGTCATCTCTTTTGAAGAGAAGATTGAAGATACGACTGTCGGGCTCTTTCTGGAAGACAATAACAGCAAGTTCAATGTGAATCTGCTCGGTTCAGGGAATCCGGTTCTGAGCGAAACCAGCTGCAATATCTTCAGAAGGCTTCTGCGGGAACTCAAGATCAGCGAAGAGTATGCCGACAGACTTGCGGACTTCATCGATGCTGATAACATTCCGAGGGTGCCGGGCGGCGAGGACCGTGCCAAGAATCAGTTGCTCTTTTCTTTGTCGGAGTTGAGCTATATCTTTCCAGACGATGTTTTGAAGGCTGTTGAGCCTTACATTACGGTTTTCGGAAGCGAAAGGGTGATGATAAATATAAATACGGCCGACCTGCCTCTCTTGAAGTCCCTTCACCCGGAGATGACTGATACGCTGGCAAGAAGAATCATTGAAGTAAGGGAAAGCAAACCCTTTATAAAGACGGCCGACCTGCTAAATGTACCTGGCATGGAAAAGATCGGCTATCATATATCAGATCTCATAACGGTGAAAAGTACCAGCTATAATGTGACCGTAAAGGCAGAGCGCAATGACTTGATAGAGACTGCGGAGGCCGGTTTTGATCTGGGCGGGGGCAGGGCAGTCCTAAAATACTGGAGGGAACAATAA
- the gspE gene encoding type II secretion system ATPase GspE — protein sequence MSREVNSLQISDIDVSVLKDVPFEFSRNNRFLVYKKEDNTLFGLVCDDNGRFALRDMAKKFGLGFEYGLCPEETLLSLLNQAYSLIPSAQTVMGEISGEDLKMFSQSAELPKDLLELKDEAPVIKLLNALFLEAVKERASDIHIEPYERELEVRFRIDGILKKLITPPKIIQDALISRIKVLANLDIAEKRLPQDGRIRLIVGGKDIDIRVSIIPTFFGERAVLRILDRMKGVMSLEELGLGESRMPQFASLLSRSNGILLVTGPTGSGKTTTLYGSLLKIYSEEKNIITIEDPVEYQIRGVGQIQVNPKINLNFAAGLRSVLRQDPDIIMVGEIRDRETAEIAIQASLTGHLVLSTLHTNDSASAVTRLVDMEIEPFLVASSLSGVLAQRLVRKVCDFCKTPVALSPGEKSGFPALKDVETVYKGKGCPECRGKGYLGRTGIFEFLSIDEEIKDLVLAKKDARTIKQRAVQKGMATLMDDGISKVKKGSTTLEEVLRVTNQDYAEF from the coding sequence GTGAGCCGGGAAGTCAACTCCCTTCAGATCTCTGATATCGATGTCAGCGTGCTGAAGGATGTCCCCTTTGAGTTTTCAAGGAACAACCGGTTCCTTGTGTACAAGAAGGAAGACAATACATTATTCGGCCTGGTCTGCGATGACAACGGCAGATTCGCCCTGCGCGACATGGCAAAGAAGTTCGGCCTCGGTTTTGAATACGGGTTATGCCCTGAAGAGACGCTCTTGAGTCTGCTCAACCAGGCCTACAGCCTTATTCCGTCCGCACAAACGGTCATGGGAGAAATCTCCGGGGAAGACCTGAAGATGTTCTCGCAGTCAGCCGAGCTGCCAAAAGACCTCCTTGAACTGAAGGACGAGGCGCCGGTTATAAAACTGCTTAATGCCCTTTTTCTTGAAGCGGTGAAAGAGAGGGCGAGTGATATCCATATTGAGCCTTACGAGAGGGAGCTTGAGGTGAGGTTCAGGATAGATGGAATACTGAAAAAGCTCATAACGCCGCCCAAGATAATTCAGGACGCACTCATCTCACGCATCAAAGTGCTTGCCAATCTGGATATCGCTGAAAAGAGGCTGCCTCAGGATGGGCGTATCCGCCTTATTGTAGGCGGTAAGGACATCGACATAAGGGTTTCTATTATTCCTACTTTTTTCGGTGAGAGGGCGGTATTGAGGATACTCGACCGCATGAAGGGTGTAATGAGCCTTGAGGAGCTTGGACTTGGTGAAAGCAGGATGCCTCAGTTTGCGTCTCTGCTTTCCCGGTCAAATGGCATACTGCTTGTAACAGGCCCCACGGGTTCCGGAAAGACAACGACACTGTACGGCAGCCTGCTCAAGATATACAGCGAGGAGAAAAATATCATCACGATCGAAGACCCCGTGGAATATCAGATTAGAGGGGTTGGACAGATCCAGGTGAACCCGAAAATAAACCTGAATTTCGCTGCCGGCCTCAGGTCAGTACTCAGGCAGGACCCTGATATTATAATGGTGGGCGAGATTCGGGACCGGGAGACCGCAGAGATCGCCATACAGGCCTCTCTCACCGGCCATCTGGTCCTCTCTACACTGCATACAAACGACTCGGCCTCGGCTGTCACGAGACTGGTGGATATGGAGATTGAACCTTTCCTGGTTGCGTCATCACTGTCTGGAGTGCTTGCTCAGAGGCTCGTGAGGAAGGTATGCGATTTCTGCAAAACGCCGGTGGCACTCAGTCCAGGAGAAAAGTCAGGGTTTCCTGCATTGAAAGATGTTGAGACCGTGTACAAGGGCAAGGGCTGCCCGGAATGCAGGGGCAAAGGCTATCTGGGCAGGACAGGAATCTTTGAGTTCCTCTCGATAGACGAAGAGATAAAAGATCTGGTCCTTGCCAAGAAGGACGCAAGGACCATCAAGCAGAGAGCGGTCCAAAAAGGCATGGCGACGCTTATGGATGACGGGATCAGCAAGGTAAAGAAGGGGAGCACCACCCTTGAAGAAGTGCTCAGAGTTACAAACCAGGATTATGCCGAATTTTAA
- the aroC gene encoding chorismate synthase codes for MAHLRFLTSGESHGKALTGIIDGIPSGFSLSSDDIDRDLKRRQGGYGRGGRMKIETDHGEIISGVRWGKTLGAPIALQIVNKDWDNWQKGMSEYETDALSIPPVTKPRPGHADLAGSVKYNTKDMRDILERSSARETAMRVALGAIAKRILSVFDITVGSYVIQIGAAGVKKPACATEKQLLALFKLAEKSSVRCPDTVASGKMIAAIDKAIKNGYSLGGLFTVFATGLPMGLGSHIQWDRKLDGRLAQALMSIQAIKGVEIGSGFAMGGLPGSEVMDEIYYRKSTDPEVMPFFRKTNHAGGIEGGMTNGMPVTLTAAMKPIPTLRKPLASVDIVTKRPLAAAYERSDVCAVPAAAVVGEAMVALTIANAFLEKFGGDSKEEISRNYKSYRSYIRKF; via the coding sequence ATGGCGCATCTGAGATTTCTTACATCAGGCGAGTCGCACGGGAAGGCCCTTACAGGGATTATTGATGGAATCCCTTCAGGATTTTCCCTCTCCTCGGACGATATTGACCGGGACCTGAAGCGGCGGCAGGGCGGATATGGCCGCGGCGGCAGGATGAAGATCGAGACGGACCACGGAGAAATTATTTCGGGCGTACGATGGGGCAAGACCTTGGGTGCCCCGATCGCGCTGCAGATTGTCAATAAGGACTGGGATAATTGGCAGAAGGGCATGTCCGAATACGAAACGGATGCTCTTTCCATCCCTCCGGTTACCAAACCTCGACCGGGCCATGCAGATCTTGCCGGGTCCGTAAAATATAATACGAAAGATATGCGGGATATTCTGGAGCGATCGAGCGCCAGAGAAACTGCCATGCGGGTGGCACTGGGCGCTATTGCCAAGAGAATACTTTCGGTTTTTGACATAACGGTCGGAAGCTACGTGATTCAGATCGGAGCTGCCGGCGTTAAGAAACCGGCATGTGCAACAGAAAAACAGCTGTTGGCCCTATTCAAACTGGCAGAAAAATCATCGGTCAGATGCCCTGATACCGTCGCATCAGGCAAAATGATTGCAGCTATTGACAAGGCCATTAAAAATGGCTATTCGCTTGGCGGCCTGTTTACGGTCTTTGCCACAGGCCTGCCGATGGGGTTAGGCAGTCATATTCAGTGGGACAGGAAGCTTGATGGCCGGCTGGCACAGGCGCTCATGAGCATTCAGGCGATAAAAGGCGTTGAAATCGGCAGCGGCTTTGCCATGGGCGGACTGCCCGGTTCGGAAGTGATGGACGAAATATATTACCGGAAATCAACAGACCCAGAAGTAATGCCTTTTTTCAGAAAAACAAATCATGCCGGCGGCATCGAAGGGGGGATGACCAACGGAATGCCAGTCACCCTGACTGCAGCCATGAAACCGATTCCGACCCTGAGGAAGCCTCTTGCATCCGTGGACATTGTAACGAAACGTCCCCTTGCGGCAGCATACGAGCGTTCAGACGTCTGCGCTGTGCCTGCGGCTGCTGTGGTGGGCGAAGCCATGGTTGCCCTCACTATTGCGAATGCTTTTCTCGAGAAATTCGGTGGTGACAGCAAGGAAGAGATTTCGCGCAATTATAAGAGCTACCGATCATATATCCGGAAATTCTGA
- the gspD gene encoding type II secretion system secretin GspD — translation MKKIGICLLVVFLLVSVVSAETKKNLIAVNLQDVELTNVVKFISEVTGKNFIFDETLKGKITIMAPSKISADEAFSLFTSVLNLKGYTLIPAPGNLLKIVPVGQAKALSPEVAEGKATDAYITKLIPLSHISAEHALKFFQPLISKDGHVSVFGTGNYLLLVENALNIQRIEHILSFVDQPLAKDDPELYQIKNGVAEDMAKTINESLQKKDKAVIGGDEIRVMADTRLNALILIGSNYAKESIKKLVALLDIPQIDMTGNIKVYFLENADAIEMAKVLDGVVKGIEEKAKQPQDTKSKVTITADKATNSLIVNAPAGLYQNLLGIIKDLDKRRKQVYVEAMIVEASLDKLKELGSKWRTIARNNGEGAVAGFGTMDSNSMLEIINGLAGMSVGGMGNFFSVPVSDGTTTTNLTIPGFSALFSVNEFRDAVNVLSTPQILTSDNKEAEIIVGENVPFISKRETNTTGTSTGSLFNVIERKDVGIMLKLTPQITEGEYVKLDLYQEISSLKQETNVRILTEVGPTTTKRSTKTSVVVRDNQTVVISGLMQEKGEEIITKVPGLGDIPYLGYLFKFKSVNKTKTNLVVFLTPHIIRNSADLAALSERKKADFTRQMSDDKSSLKEHIEPDVKVKDQ, via the coding sequence GTGAAGAAAATCGGTATATGTCTTCTGGTTGTTTTTCTGCTGGTTTCGGTCGTTTCTGCCGAAACGAAGAAAAACCTCATAGCAGTGAACCTGCAGGATGTTGAGCTTACCAATGTGGTGAAGTTCATCAGCGAGGTGACGGGGAAGAATTTCATATTCGATGAGACGCTGAAGGGCAAGATCACGATTATGGCGCCCTCGAAGATATCGGCTGATGAGGCCTTTTCTCTCTTTACCTCGGTGCTCAATCTGAAGGGTTATACCCTGATACCGGCGCCTGGCAACCTGCTCAAGATAGTCCCTGTCGGCCAGGCAAAGGCTCTCTCCCCCGAGGTTGCAGAGGGGAAGGCCACGGATGCGTATATCACAAAGCTTATACCGCTGAGCCACATAAGCGCTGAACATGCCCTGAAATTTTTTCAGCCCCTTATCTCAAAGGACGGTCATGTCTCGGTATTCGGGACGGGCAATTACCTGCTGCTTGTCGAAAATGCGCTGAACATACAGAGGATCGAGCATATTCTTTCCTTTGTGGACCAGCCACTTGCGAAGGATGATCCTGAGTTATACCAGATCAAAAACGGTGTGGCGGAAGATATGGCGAAAACGATCAATGAGTCGCTGCAGAAAAAGGACAAGGCCGTGATCGGGGGCGATGAGATTCGGGTCATGGCAGATACCAGGCTCAATGCCCTTATTCTGATCGGCTCGAACTATGCCAAAGAATCGATAAAGAAACTTGTTGCCCTCCTTGATATTCCGCAGATAGATATGACAGGTAACATCAAGGTCTATTTTCTTGAAAACGCTGATGCGATCGAGATGGCAAAGGTGTTGGACGGCGTTGTCAAGGGTATTGAGGAAAAGGCAAAACAGCCCCAGGATACGAAAAGTAAGGTTACGATCACGGCAGACAAGGCGACGAATTCGCTCATTGTAAATGCGCCTGCCGGGCTTTACCAGAACCTGTTGGGCATTATCAAGGACCTGGACAAGCGGCGCAAACAGGTGTATGTGGAGGCCATGATTGTGGAGGCGTCACTGGATAAGCTCAAAGAGCTTGGTTCCAAATGGCGCACCATAGCCCGGAACAATGGCGAGGGCGCGGTCGCAGGGTTCGGAACGATGGACAGCAACTCCATGCTCGAAATCATCAATGGGCTGGCCGGTATGTCTGTAGGCGGCATGGGCAATTTTTTCAGTGTGCCGGTCTCTGACGGAACGACAACGACCAATCTGACTATCCCCGGATTTTCAGCCCTCTTCAGCGTCAATGAGTTCAGGGACGCGGTGAATGTGCTCTCGACGCCCCAGATACTCACCTCTGACAATAAAGAAGCTGAGATTATTGTCGGAGAGAATGTGCCATTTATATCAAAGAGAGAGACCAATACGACGGGTACGTCCACAGGAAGCCTCTTCAATGTAATCGAGCGGAAGGACGTGGGCATTATGCTCAAGCTGACACCTCAGATAACCGAAGGGGAGTATGTCAAGCTCGACCTCTATCAGGAGATTTCCTCCCTGAAGCAGGAGACCAACGTGCGTATCCTTACCGAGGTGGGCCCGACCACGACAAAGCGTTCAACAAAGACTTCCGTTGTTGTGAGGGATAACCAGACCGTTGTAATTAGCGGCCTAATGCAGGAAAAGGGCGAGGAAATAATTACCAAGGTGCCGGGGCTTGGCGACATACCGTATCTGGGATATCTTTTCAAGTTCAAGTCCGTGAACAAGACAAAAACGAACCTGGTTGTATTTCTGACTCCACATATCATAAGGAATTCCGCTGACCTTGCGGCCCTCTCAGAGCGGAAGAAGGCTGATTTTACCAGACAGATGTCTGATGACAAGTCCAGCCTCAAAGAGCATATTGAACCCGACGTGAAGGTGAAGGACCAGTGA
- a CDS encoding type II secretion system protein, with product MSKMKGFTLIEVLVSLAIVSGVFLVVLTSFSYHIDVFGRKKDSLRLVLRAKENLYLYRTGKLIELTGTKDGIEYEIKTEDAQYHLKKVTSMARSGRDEASLLVYMRK from the coding sequence ATGAGTAAGATGAAGGGGTTCACCCTTATCGAGGTCCTGGTCTCTCTTGCGATTGTGAGCGGGGTATTTCTGGTGGTGCTTACCTCATTTTCCTATCATATCGATGTCTTTGGCAGGAAGAAAGACAGCCTTAGGCTTGTGCTTCGGGCAAAGGAAAACCTCTACCTTTACAGGACCGGAAAACTCATAGAACTGACCGGCACAAAAGACGGTATAGAATACGAGATAAAGACGGAAGATGCGCAATATCACCTGAAGAAGGTCACCTCAATGGCCAGGTCCGGCAGGGATGAGGCATCGCTCCTTGTTTACATGAGGAAATGA
- the gspN gene encoding type II secretion system protein GspN — MKKIVVVLAAVILTVFLTFFFFLTPLQIISKFNDAQQAVVLSAGKSGGNFLTGYHFTNASFAGKEGARLLLLDEATLDIHLLPLIFGRIGIDVHSKEITAVLSAGLDGSVKGEASFHDVPFDTAALIVPAEVSFTAPISGRVTVSGRKADIEVKAEQISWKKLSVSGFDLPPNLFEKGKGALSVEGDRITVRSLAFEGGKGYARLSGEILGGQRSLTLELFPSDWNDFMLLPLERYKVSPGQYKMTLNS, encoded by the coding sequence ATGAAAAAGATCGTCGTTGTCCTGGCCGCCGTAATACTGACGGTCTTTCTTACGTTCTTCTTTTTTCTTACGCCTTTGCAGATCATATCGAAGTTTAACGATGCTCAGCAGGCAGTGGTGTTGAGTGCCGGCAAGTCAGGCGGTAACTTTCTGACAGGGTACCATTTCACGAATGCATCCTTTGCCGGCAAGGAGGGCGCGAGGCTGTTGCTGCTCGATGAGGCGACACTCGATATTCACCTCCTGCCGCTCATTTTCGGGCGTATAGGGATAGACGTACATTCAAAAGAGATAACGGCTGTTTTGTCTGCGGGCCTTGACGGCAGTGTCAAAGGAGAGGCTAGCTTTCACGACGTCCCCTTTGATACCGCAGCGTTGATCGTGCCTGCAGAGGTTTCTTTCACTGCGCCGATTTCCGGCAGAGTGACCGTATCAGGCAGAAAAGCCGATATTGAAGTCAAGGCTGAACAGATCAGCTGGAAAAAGCTTTCTGTGTCGGGGTTCGATCTGCCGCCGAACCTTTTTGAGAAGGGCAAAGGCGCCCTGTCCGTTGAAGGTGACAGGATAACGGTCAGGTCTCTTGCCTTTGAGGGAGGCAAAGGATATGCAAGGCTCTCCGGCGAGATACTCGGCGGTCAGAGGAGCCTTACGCTTGAACTTTTCCCCAGCGACTGGAACGATTTTATGCTCCTGCCGCTCGAGCGCTATAAAGTTTCACCCGGGCAATATAAAATGACACTCAATTCATGA
- a CDS encoding type II secretion system F family protein translates to MPNFKYLAYNTKGREISGKTFSRDEDEAIVDLRKKGLYVKEIGKDEKSGFRLEKGLSISDIFINLSAMISSGVLVPAAIQSISGETVGNVKKVMEDVYNNVVKGLSLSGAMELRKDFFPQYAASMVRAGEESGRLDIVLASLAGFLEREKELKDKVRSALIYPIFMVTVSLLLIFFVFVFVFPKVTGIFMDQKIPLPYITRIFMGLSNFLYGYWYLLIIAAAAAFFSGRVYYRKQTMQISKKLFYSPLKSFRNLSISRFCRVLSLLLAGGVPIIKALEYSRDVSGSEYLASEIDRIKKEVKEGKKLSDLALFLPPTFLQLVITGEKTGGLEGPLERIADMAERDFRKSIDNFLRVLEPSIILVMGAVVGFMVISILLPIFQMNQIIK, encoded by the coding sequence ATGCCGAATTTTAAGTATCTCGCTTACAATACCAAAGGCAGGGAGATAAGCGGCAAGACCTTCTCGCGAGATGAAGATGAAGCTATTGTTGACCTCAGGAAAAAGGGCCTTTACGTAAAGGAGATCGGGAAGGATGAAAAATCAGGCTTCAGGCTCGAAAAGGGTCTAAGCATTTCCGATATCTTCATTAACCTTTCTGCAATGATATCTTCTGGCGTCCTGGTGCCTGCCGCTATCCAGTCAATCTCCGGAGAAACCGTGGGAAATGTGAAGAAGGTTATGGAGGACGTCTACAATAATGTTGTGAAGGGCCTCAGCCTTTCCGGCGCCATGGAGCTCAGAAAGGACTTCTTCCCTCAGTATGCTGCCTCTATGGTGAGGGCAGGTGAAGAATCAGGGAGGCTGGATATTGTGCTTGCGAGCCTTGCCGGTTTTTTAGAGAGGGAGAAGGAACTGAAAGACAAGGTCAGATCGGCACTGATATACCCTATCTTTATGGTTACGGTCTCACTGCTGCTGATATTTTTTGTCTTTGTCTTTGTCTTTCCAAAGGTGACCGGAATATTCATGGACCAGAAAATACCATTGCCCTATATAACGAGAATATTCATGGGGCTTAGCAATTTTCTCTACGGGTACTGGTATCTGCTGATCATTGCTGCAGCAGCCGCTTTTTTTTCGGGCAGGGTCTATTACCGGAAACAGACGATGCAGATATCAAAAAAGCTGTTTTATTCTCCCTTGAAGTCATTCAGGAACCTTTCTATCTCAAGATTCTGCAGGGTCCTGAGCCTTCTTCTTGCAGGAGGGGTCCCGATAATAAAGGCGCTCGAATATTCCAGGGACGTTTCGGGCAGCGAGTACCTTGCATCAGAGATAGACAGGATCAAGAAAGAAGTCAAAGAAGGGAAAAAACTGTCAGATCTCGCACTTTTTCTGCCCCCGACATTTCTTCAGCTGGTGATAACCGGCGAGAAGACCGGTGGGCTTGAAGGACCGCTCGAAAGGATAGCGGATATGGCGGAAAGAGATTTCAGAAAATCGATCGACAACTTTCTCCGGGTGCTTGAACCTTCAATCATCCTGGTGATGGGTGCAGTTGTGGGCTTTATGGTGATATCCATTCTCCTGCCCATATTCCAGATGAACCAGATCATTAAATAA